The following are encoded together in the Triticum dicoccoides isolate Atlit2015 ecotype Zavitan chromosome 6B, WEW_v2.0, whole genome shotgun sequence genome:
- the LOC119325802 gene encoding putative FBD-associated F-box protein At5g56820, whose protein sequence is MGDINKRKKLAQESCNFGISDLPDDMLEHIVSFLSLNEAVRTCVLSKNWSYIWKFVPTLRISDTVDKCNSLIDNFLRGHGNTAIIVCDIELTNLEKVEMHDMIDTWIFHIVNLCHVQELKVISCIVDDFLKFRDQALISKHLRRLELDKVRLQASTVDFSTCPALEEIDLMFCWIEANYIISKSLKHLIAVECEFDSVGARTHISIPNLIFLKLTDIWHYTPLFEAMPSLEVGYVSLGEDCLDYCNNNKSWGCDNVDCGFGCTDGYKYDSILLEGLSNASYLELLSEPSMFIFDRDLRRCPTFRNLRTLILNEWFLVANLHGLARVLHNSPILEELNLLLLEEPKEVVESNGDHYQVEHPLLETLKEVKVNCERQYMWVQEIINILITFGISPEIIIVKESQMHPDVI, encoded by the exons ATGGGTGATATAAATAAGAGGAAGAAATTAGCGCAAGAGAGTTGTAATTTTGGAATCTCAGACCTCCCGGATGATATGCTTGAGCACATAGTATCCTTCTTATCATTGAATGAGGCCGTGAGGACTTGTGTTCTTTCCAAGAATTGGAGCTACATATGGAAATTTGTGCCTACCCTACGTATTTCTGATACAGTGGATAAATGTAACAGCTTAATAGACAATTTTTTGCGTGGCCATGGGAACACCGCAATCATTGTTTGTGATATCGAGTTGACTAATCTCGAGAAGGTAGAAATGCATGACATGATAGACACATGGATCTTTCATATCGTGAATCTTTGCCATGTTCAGGAGCTCAAAGTCATTAGCTGTATAGTGGATGATTTCCTAAAGTTCAGGGATCAAGCTCTCATCTCCAAGCACTTGAGGAGGTTAGAGCTTGATAAGGTTCGCTTACAAGCTAGCACTGTTGATTTCTCAACCTGCCCTGCATTGGAAGAAATAGATCTGATGTTTTGTTGGATTGAAGCAAATTACATTATATCAAAGTCATTAAAGCACCTGATTGCAGTGGAATGTGAATTTGATAGTGTGGGTGCACGCACTCACATTTCTATCCCCAACCTCATCTTTCTTAAGTTAACTGATATTTGGCATTATACTCCTTTATTTGAAGCCATGCCTTCACTTGAAGTTGGATATGTTAGTCTAGGCGAGGACTGTTTAGACTATTGTAACAACAATAAATCTTGGGGATGTGATAATGTGGACTGCGGTTTTGGTTGCACTGATGGTTACAAATATGATAGCATTCTTCTGGAAGGTTTATCAAATGCCAGTTACTTGGAGTTGCTAAGTGAACCAAGCATG TTCATTTTTGATAGGGATTTGCGGCGATGCCCTACATTTCGAAACTTGAGGACACTGATACTCAACGAATGGTTTTTGGTTGCTAACCTCCATGGACTTGCACGCGTTCTTCACAACTCACCTATTCTAGAGGAGTTGAATCTCCTACTTTTAGAG GAGCCTAAAGAGGTGGTCGAATCTAACGGGGACCATTATCAAGTGGAACATCCCTTATTGGAGACCCTTAAGGAAGTCAAAGTCAATTGTGAAAGACAATATATGTGGGTTCAGGAAATAATAAATATTTTGATTACTTTTGGTATATCGCCTGAGATAATTATCGTCAAAGAGAGCCAAATGCATCCAGATGTCATTTAG